Proteins found in one Aneurinibacillus uraniidurans genomic segment:
- a CDS encoding YfhE family protein gives MSSRQSRPTERPHKLSKTQEVLYNHDFKAADQAGGYRNQTHARNPHTSTSEKHS, from the coding sequence ATGAGCAGCCGACAATCGCGGCCCACTGAACGCCCGCATAAATTATCCAAAACACAGGAAGTACTGTATAACCATGACTTTAAAGCAGCCGATCAGGCCGGTGGGTACCGCAATCAGACACACGCCCGCAATCCGCATACAAGTACATCTGAGAAACATTCCTAG